CCACCCCGGAGCCCCAGAAACCCGACTCAGAAAGCCTGGCAAGTCAGAGAGGGGGCTCCCACGGATTTGGAGAGCAGTGGGGGCACACTCGGGGTCGGGGAAGCCTTAAGAGGCCGGCTTAAGAGGCCGGCAGGGCGGAAGGCAGACAGGAAGGCAGGGGAGAACAGGTGGGCAAAGCCAGGATTCCCGAGGGAAAAAGATGCTGCACCTTTGGTCAGAGGGTCCGCAGACCTGAAtctggacagggagggaggggccgcgGTTGGGGCGTTTCTGCAGCTGGCCCTGAGGGCCTCTGGTGGATCACTTCCCGCTGGATCATGGCACCGGGCACGGGACATGAGGACCCAGACCTGCTCAggcccctgcctctcctcccactcccccgcccccctggcATGCACACCCACGCTCCAGCCACATGGCGCTTGCACGACCCTGGCCCAACTTGCAAGTCACCTCTTCTGGGAAACCTTCCTGGATTGAACCCCGTTGGAGCACTTGTCACTTACTGTTGACAGGTTCTTTTGCTGGTCTGTCGCCCCTGCCCGTGCTCTCTGAGCCCACGGAGCACTGGGCACCAGCACCCAGCTTGGAGCCCGGCATAGCAGAAGGCTCAGAAGTTGAAGGGGTCTGGGCAGGGATGCATGGAAACAAGCCACCAGACTTCAGTTATGAGATGGACTGGGCCCTAAAGGGGGCGGTCCGGGAGCAAGGAGGAAGGGCTCGATCCCAGGGCCTCCGAGGGGATCCCAGGAGAGAGAACTGGCCGAGGTGGCTCCTACTCGGTCCGGCAGCCCCAAATTGCACCAAGTCCTGAGCCTCACTCTAGGCTAGTCTCTAGGTCCCTGCCTTGTTCTCGGTGCCAGTAACGCCAAGAGCTTCTGGAAACTGAGCAGCCCCAAGTGATGGGGCCCACCCATTATGTCACTATCGCCCTCTCCCCGAAGACAACCTGGGACCCGCAGATAATaggccagcccctcccagggTATGGGCTTGGGCTCCCCCTGTCCGCCCCTCCCCCGTGTACAGGGAGCGGGTCGGGTGAGCACCCAGGAGGGGCCTCGCTTAGGGGCCAGGAAGGCTGCAACCGCAGGAGccgcggggaggggagggcgcgACCCCCACGCAGGGCACATTGGACCACGCCCCCCGCCGCCTGGCCTCGCCTCCCACCTGCTCGCCCTCCCAGCGCGCACCGCAGGAAGTGGGGGCCCCAGCGAAAGCAGAGGAAACTGCCGAGGTGGGGGCGAGGAGTGGAGCGGGGAGGAGGCGCGGAGAGCTGGGGTTCCTGTCATGTGACCCCGTCCCCTCGGCTCCCTCACTGTCCTGCCTGGCTTGGCAGGAGCAGGTCAGAGGAGGGGGATTCTACAGGGAGGTGGTCCCTTGTCCCCAGGTGAGCTGGGCTCCCAgtcgggggggcgggggaggcagagcatgagggggcgaaagagaaaactgaggtcgCGGGGCTGCTgaaggggtgggggtcagagccTGCGTATTAGAGTCTCATAGCCACGCCCCCTCACCTGGGGTCCCTGGGAGCCCCCAGCAGACACAGTCCTGGGGGTGGACCCCAAGCTAGAAGGCAGAAGGGAGCCCCGGCACATTGGAATCGATGGTGCCACGGGACGCTGGACCCTAGGAAACGTTAGGGTTTAGGGCGGGGGCCTGATCCTCGTGGGAGAATCGGCACCCTGACAAGAGCAGGGATGGTCTTGCCAAAGGGTGACCCTGGAGACCTGTGGCCACAGGCAGCAGGTGTGACTGGGATGCAGCAGGCCatggccccccggccccccacgcCTGGCTTTGTCTTTGTCTATGACAGCCCCACCTTTCTGTGCCCTTCGGACCTTTCTCCCCATGGAccagcagggaaactgaggcctccaGCTGTGTGTTGCTTTGAGACGTGCCTGGGGACTGAGTCCAGATCTGCTCCCATGAATTCTTTCTCTTCATGTCCAGCTCTGCCAGGGCCAAGACCTTGACGCTCACCCAACAGGCAGCCCGCATCCcttctgggaggtggggggttgcAGCCTTCACCCCCAACCTCAAACCCACTGCAGAGATGCTGCGGCAGTGGTCAGCGCCGTCTGGCCAGGGCCTCGGGCAGCCAGAACCTGAGCCGGGGGTGGAGGAGCTGTGGGAGCAAGAGATGGAGCGCCTGTGGTCCTCCCAGGGACACGTGCGGGAGCTGCCCTATGCCATGGTGGACAGGCGCCTACTccggtgggtgggtggatgggtgcgAGGGACCGCCCCGCTGGGGATCggatggcgggggtggggtggggggagcacgaGAGGCTGTGCCTATTGAACCAGGGTGCAAGTCATCAGCGGTGGGAGGACTCCTCTGTCCCGTGGCACCGTTCTGCCTGGCCCAGTGGACACAGTGGGTGACTCAAGGGCGCCCCCATCACCACCCCATCCCAGGCAGCTGCGGGAGCCCCAGGGGGTGAAGACGTCTTGCTGGCAGCGGTGGCGGCGCAGGCGGCAGACTGCGGGCCGGCGCCTGGGGGAGGCAGCGCGGAGGCTGGCCCAGGGCTTTGGGCTCTGGGAAGGCGCTCTCTACGAGATCGGGGGTAAGACccgcaccctcacccccacctcccctctctggaGTCTCAGTGTCCAGTTTAGAAATCCAAGGAGGGCACCATCCCGCTTGCCATTGCTCCCTCCGTCGCCGCCAACCaacgcccccaccccaccaacaACCACTGCCCCCCATCGCACCGCATCCCTTCCGCCCCGAGCCTGGCGCAAAACTTGATAGATGACAGCACCCCCTGGTGGCTATCAGGGGTAGTGCTGGGGCAGCCTCCGGGACAGGGCCCTTAAATAGAGGTTCCCCCGATGCTGGCTACTCACGCCCCTCACTGGGGCTGGTCAGCCCTCACTCCCACAGCCCTCGGATTCTCAGCGGGGCCCCTAGCTCGGTGCGGCTCtgaaggaccccccccccacctcctcgtAGGCCTCTTCGGCACCGGAATCCAGTCCTACTTCACCTTCCTTCGTTTCCTGCTGCTGCTCAACCTGCTGACCCTGCTCCTGACCGCCAGCTTCGTGCTGCTGCCCCTGATCTGGCTCCGCCCCCCTGACACAGGCCCCTCCCTTAACCTCAGTGAGTGCCCTGCCCACAGAAGGAATAATGTCCCGGAGCCCGCCCACACCCTGAGGATGCTGAGCTGCTGGTCCGGGGCTCGGGGTGTTGGGACAGCCCTGACCCTCTGTGTCCCCATCCTGGAGAACCTCCTGCTTGAGTCCAGCCCTGGGTTCTCCCTGCCGGGCCGTGTGTATCACATGCCTCCTGACATATCTTCAGGGGCCTGCTCGGGCCTCCCCCGGTGGGGGCTGTGGAGTAGACATGCCTTGGGGACCCTCCCCTATtggtcccctctccctcccaacaGCCCTCCAGTGCCCTGGTGGCCTCCAGCCGCAGACCGGTGTCCCCAGATTCCACAATCAACTTTGGAATGTTCTAACAGGCAGGGTGAGTGGGTTCTGCCTTGGCTAGGGACCAGGGGGCTGGGGGACCTGGAGCACTGGCCCCAGGGGGCCGCAGTCTAAGAGGACCCAGTCCCTCCAAAGATATTTGGCTTCTAGGGAAATGGTTGTACACAAACAGGCTGGCGGGGACAGTGACGGGGTCAGAGAGAAGCTGAGGCCAGGGTGCACAGCCCAGGCCCGTGGACACTTGCCCATGGCCCTCAgagcctggctggggtggggtgcaAAGGACAGAGGGGAAAAGTGTCCAGGCCTACGGGCTAAGCAccaccccagcctcacccctggaAGCCACTGAGTGGTTGCCATCCAGACAGACTGCTGTGTTCCAATCTGTCTCTTCCTcaaagctgtgtggccttgggcaaactGCCTAACTGCTCTGAGACTGTGACCGAGACTCATTCCCTACTGAGAGGGTCCTGTGAGCATTAAAGACCTAAGACCTGGAAAGCACTTAGCACACACCCTCACCACCCGCTGCTGTTATCCCTCCCCCAGGCCTTCAACACCACCTACCTCTTTTACGGCGCCTACCAGGCGGGGCCGGAGAGCGGCTCAGCCTACAGCATCCGCCTGGCCTACCTCCTGAGCCCGCTGGCCTGCCTGCTCCTTTGCTTCTGCGGGACTCTGCGGCGGTGAGCACAGACCCCTGGCCTCCACCTCCCTCCGGGGGTCTTCCCTGATCGCCCCTCCCCTGGCGATCACCTCCCCCGGGCCCTGCTCACTGAAGGCTCATCCGTGGTCCCAGGGCCCGAACTCTGTGTCCCCAGATGCAGAGCTCAAGGGGCAGGGGACACTgcccctgtctccccacccccaacaaaggCTGCCCCCAGGACTCTCAGGGGCTTCCCACCCCGGGCGGAGCCAGggcagaggccccgcccccatgAGCCCTggcctcccacccccccccacccccctcaggaTGGTGAAGGAGCTGCCACAGAGGCTGTTTCTGGGCCAAGACTACAGGTCGCCTGTCAGTGTCAAAGTCTTCTCCTCCTGGGACTTCTGCATCCGGGGACGGGAGGCAGCCACCATCAAGAAGCATGAGATCAGCAACGAgttcaaggtgtgtgtgtgtgcaagcacgtGGTGCGTGACCGTGGATGTGTGGATGAGCATGTGAGCGTGTCGGTGTATGTGAGTGGCTGTGGTGTGGAAATGTGTGTTGGGTGGGggcgtgtgcacatgcatgtgcatggggTGTCCCAGCTGGAGGGGGGGCTGTGCTGCTACTTGGACGTGAGTGTCCGCACACAGTGCAAGGTGGAGTGGTCTCAGGAAGACGCGCCACCGCCCCtcagcctgcccctgccccagggtcACACCAGCCACCGCCCCTcagcctgcccctgcccagggtcacaccaACCTTTCCTGGATCCTGGCAGCCTGTCTCCCAACAAACACGACCTGGGCCTGCGCTGTGTGAGCGCACTCCCCGTCCATGCggcaccctgccccccaccctgcccccgggggggggggggccagcctgacctgtgtccccacccccgACAGGTGGAGCTGGAGGAAGCACGGCGCTTCCTGCTGATGCAGCAGCAGACCCGGGCCCAGAAGGCCTGCTACCTGCTCACCTACCTGCGGGTCAACGTCCTCACCGGGATCCTGGTGGTCGGGGCCATCAGTGCCATCTTCTGGGCCACCAAGTACTCGCAGGACAACAAAGAGGTGCCTGGCAACTGACATGCGTTCGTTGAATCCCGGCCAGAACTCTGGGAGGCGATGGGATggtcccactttgcagatgagcaaaccgaggctcagagaggttaaagcAGTCTGCCTGCCTGAGGTCACGCCCGGGCCCCGGCGCCTCTACCCGCCGTATCCTCCAGCCGTAGGGCTGCCGCCGCGAATAGTCGGCGGGCTTCCAGAATGCCAGGCCTGCAGCAGTTACACTTCAGGGGGCAGTGGGGCACGAGGGAGCGGCCGGGCACACCCCCTTACCTGCCTCTCCCCGCAGGAGCCTCTGTTTGTGCTGCTGCAGTACCTGCCCCCCGGGGTCATCGCCCTCGTCAACTTTCTGGGTCCCCTGCTCTTTGCTTTCCTCATCCAGCTGGAGAAGTACCCTCCCAGCACGGAGGTCAACCTCACCCTTATCTGGTGAGTGCCACCCTTGGGGGTGACAGGCGGGACAATGTGCGGAGGGGAAGGAACACAGGGCCCAGGGCCACATGAGGATGCTGCGTCCTGCTGCCCGTCTTGGTTCTGGCCTGGCACCAGAGGTCCCGAGCAAGGGAAGGTATACAGATGCTTCCAGAAACATGATTTCGGGAGCCTCCATCTAAAGCTTTCCAGTCCCTCCCAAAGCAAGCCTGGACCAAGCACCAGCCATTCAGAGGGGCCAGTGACAAAACAGCCAGAAGGGGCTGCCACTCCTTACGTTGCCAATCTTCACGTGACCTGTGAAGTCAGGACCATCCTCATCCCCatgtgacagatgaggaaactgaggctcgaaGGGCTCAAGTGTCCCAGCCAAAAGCAAGCTCGCCATGCCTGCTGGGTGCAGGCTCAAACGCAAGGCCCCCTCGGCCCCCATACCCTGCTCGGTCTCCCCTCTCAGGACGAGGGTCTTGCCTTCGACCCCGAGCCCCTGTTTGAACCCCTGCGGAGCTCCCGCTCAGCTTTTTCggtctccaccccccccccccccccccccccccccccccccccccccccccccccccccccccccccccccccgcttggcTCCGCCGGCtttccctcctgcttccctctggCAGAAGCTGCTGGAGTCCATTCGGCTTTCCTC
The genomic region above belongs to Suricata suricatta isolate VVHF042 chromosome 17, meerkat_22Aug2017_6uvM2_HiC, whole genome shotgun sequence and contains:
- the TMC8 gene encoding LOW QUALITY PROTEIN: transmembrane channel-like protein 8 (The sequence of the model RefSeq protein was modified relative to this genomic sequence to represent the inferred CDS: substituted 1 base at 1 genomic stop codon); the encoded protein is MGPTHYVTIALSPKTTWDPQIIGQPLPGYGLGLPLSAPPPCTGSGSGEHPGGASLRGQEGCNRRSRGEGRARPPRRAHWTTPPAAWPRLPPARPPSAHRRKWGPQRKQRKLPRWGRGVERGGGAESWGSCHVTPSPRLPHCPAWLGRSRSEEGDSTGRWSLVPSSARAKTLTLTQQAARIPSGRWGVAAFTPNLKPTAEMLRQWSAPSGQGLGQPEPEPGVEELWEQEMERLWSSQGHVRELPYAMVDRRLLRQLREPQGVKTSCWQRWRRRRQTAGRRLGEAARRLAQGFGLWEGALYEIGGLFGTGIQSYFTFLRFLLLLNLLTLLLTASFVLLPLIWLRPPDTGPSLNLTLQCPGGLQPQTGVPRFHNQLWNVLTGRAFNTTYLFYGAYQAGPESGSAYSIRLAYLLSPLACLLLCFCGTLRRMVKELPQRLFLGQDYRSPVSVKVFSSWDFCIRGREAATIKKHEISNEFKVELEEARRFLLMQQQTRAQKACYLLTYLRVNVLTGILVVGAISAIFWATKYSQDNKEEPLFVLLQYLPPGVIALVNFLGPLLFAFLIQLEKYPPSTEVNLTLIWXVPPLGVTGGTIGPTVGGRGGWGPRVTGAPLLQCWENAVGEELYKLSIFNFLLTVAFAFFVSLPRRLLVERFSGPFWVWLDREEFLVPKNVLDIVAGQTVTWMGLFYCPLLPLVNSVFIFLTFYIKKYTLMRNSKASPRRFRASSSTFFFQLVLILGLLLAVVPLGYVVSSIHSSWDCGLFANYAAPWQVVPELVALRLPAAGQRALHYLGSHAFSFPFLILLSLVLTVCVSQSQANARAIQRIRKQLVWQVQEKWHLVEDLSRLLPEPGSGDSVGPESLHFRASRPRSFCPGFPCPGSPGPRTSRPGPCLEDPAGLFGDRSPARRFRFPSGSEL